A genomic segment from Candidatus Korarchaeum cryptofilum OPF8 encodes:
- the glmS gene encoding glutamine--fructose-6-phosphate transaminase (isomerizing), producing the protein MCGIVGIVRSRVGVLSDLLKSLKSLEYRGYDSAGIAISLGDDIFILKGVGTIDQVIRGAEIPDGSIGIGHTRWATHGGVSLENAHPQVSCDGKIAVVHNGTLDGFEQLREDLRARGHSFRSETDTEVIAHLVEEGMREGLSPLLSLHRAVRMLEGSYAIAMISAGHNSIYLARRKSPLVIGLGKGENYCASDVSALLHLTKEFIFLEDGELAEITPGDVRIWRGDGELVAIERRAEVVDWSPQQMEKGRYEHFMLKEINEQPYIMMKIADTIEYYKKFSERLESALKSGSLSIVAAGTSMHAGLIGKFYLSTLAGFGSDVIIASEFPEWSRHIANGDVILAISQSGETADVLEAVRIARDRGAKVFSIVNVPGSTLTRLSDEYVFIQAGPEVGVAATKTFTAQVASLYVISSLISDPTSSEDLREKLLSISNSILKDMGRVDEESRKIAGLLKSREHVFFLGRGVNYPTALEGALKLKEISYIHAEGYAAGEYKHGPLALIEEGVPVIALIPKERSLINKIIYNLMEVKARGSFTVTIQPPDVSLPSDRRLVVDVEDELTSPLIYAIPLQLIAYYTALELGRNPDKPRNLAKSVTVE; encoded by the coding sequence ATGTGCGGGATAGTGGGGATCGTCAGGAGCAGGGTAGGGGTGCTCTCAGATCTCCTCAAGTCTCTGAAGAGCCTTGAATACAGGGGCTACGATTCCGCAGGGATCGCGATCTCGCTTGGAGATGATATCTTCATCCTGAAGGGAGTCGGGACGATAGATCAAGTCATAAGAGGGGCAGAGATCCCCGATGGGAGTATAGGGATAGGGCATACGAGATGGGCGACCCACGGTGGTGTGAGCCTTGAGAACGCTCACCCTCAAGTATCATGCGATGGGAAGATAGCTGTAGTTCATAACGGTACCTTGGATGGATTCGAGCAGCTGAGGGAGGATCTGAGAGCGAGGGGACATTCATTCAGGTCTGAGACAGATACGGAGGTTATAGCTCATCTAGTTGAGGAGGGGATGAGGGAGGGGCTGAGCCCCCTTTTATCCCTTCACAGGGCCGTGAGGATGCTGGAGGGAAGTTACGCTATAGCGATGATCTCAGCCGGGCACAACTCAATATACTTAGCTAGGAGGAAGAGCCCTCTCGTGATAGGGCTGGGGAAGGGGGAGAACTATTGCGCATCCGATGTATCTGCCTTGCTTCATCTCACTAAGGAATTCATATTTCTAGAGGATGGGGAGCTGGCTGAGATAACTCCTGGCGATGTGAGGATCTGGAGGGGGGATGGAGAGCTCGTAGCTATAGAGAGGAGGGCCGAGGTAGTCGACTGGTCCCCTCAGCAGATGGAAAAGGGGAGATATGAGCATTTCATGCTGAAGGAAATAAATGAGCAACCTTACATAATGATGAAAATAGCTGATACAATAGAGTACTATAAGAAGTTCTCCGAGAGGCTCGAATCGGCGCTCAAGAGCGGATCACTATCCATAGTGGCCGCGGGCACATCCATGCACGCTGGTCTCATAGGGAAATTTTACCTCTCAACTCTAGCCGGATTTGGATCGGATGTGATCATAGCATCGGAATTCCCGGAGTGGTCGAGACACATAGCGAATGGGGACGTTATACTCGCTATAAGCCAGTCCGGGGAGACAGCGGATGTGCTAGAGGCTGTTAGGATAGCTAGGGATAGGGGAGCTAAGGTATTTTCAATAGTTAACGTCCCGGGTAGTACTCTAACTAGGCTCTCCGACGAGTACGTTTTCATACAAGCGGGCCCTGAGGTTGGTGTAGCTGCTACGAAGACGTTCACAGCTCAAGTAGCCTCCCTATATGTGATATCCTCCCTGATCTCCGATCCCACTTCCTCTGAGGATCTAAGGGAGAAGCTCCTCAGCATCTCCAATTCGATCCTGAAGGATATGGGAAGGGTGGACGAGGAATCTAGGAAAATAGCTGGTCTATTGAAATCGAGGGAGCACGTCTTCTTCCTGGGTAGGGGTGTGAATTATCCCACAGCTTTGGAGGGGGCGCTCAAGCTGAAGGAGATAAGTTACATACACGCAGAGGGTTATGCAGCGGGCGAGTATAAGCACGGGCCCCTCGCATTGATAGAAGAGGGGGTGCCTGTAATAGCTTTGATACCGAAGGAGAGGAGCCTGATAAATAAGATAATATACAATTTGATGGAAGTTAAGGCCAGGGGCTCATTCACAGTAACTATTCAGCCGCCTGACGTGAGCCTGCCCTCAGACAGAAGGCTCGTAGTTGATGTCGAGGATGAGCTCACATCGCCCCTGATCTACGCGATCCCTCTCCAACTGATAGCTTACTACACAGCCCTAGAGCTAGGAAGGAACCCAGATAAGCCCAGGAACCTGGCCAAGAGTGTTACAGTAGAGTAA
- a CDS encoding U6 snRNA-associated Sm-like protein LSm6, whose amino-acid sequence MDSGKELPLSHLKKSHGAEVTVRLKNGSQIVGKLIVYDEMMNLVLDSAREVDPASGEVKRSVGTLFIRGNNVLFVTLE is encoded by the coding sequence ATGGATTCGGGTAAGGAACTCCCTCTATCTCACCTTAAGAAATCCCATGGTGCGGAAGTGACCGTTAGGTTGAAGAATGGGAGCCAGATAGTTGGAAAGCTCATCGTTTATGATGAAATGATGAATCTAGTGCTCGATTCTGCGAGAGAAGTTGATCCAGCATCAGGAGAGGTTAAAAGAAGCGTGGGAACCCTTTTCATAAGGGGAAATAATGTACTATTCGTGACATTGGAGTAA
- a CDS encoding 30S ribosomal protein S7, protein MSSESNPETQIKLFGRWSYDDLRIENAALKNVISLKPVYLPHTGGRHEHKKFGKLEIPIVERLVNRLMGQAMNSGSRKDHVNSKNQGKKLKAMRTVKYAFEIIELRTGKNPIQVFLDAIENSIIREEVTRIMYGGVSYFHAVDTSPSRMVDLAIRHIAQGAAMKAFRSPRSLAEALAEEIIAAAEYDRNRSFAIRRKEEIERIALSSR, encoded by the coding sequence ATGAGTAGTGAATCTAATCCAGAGACTCAGATAAAGTTGTTTGGAAGGTGGAGTTATGATGATCTTAGAATAGAGAACGCAGCTTTGAAGAATGTCATATCACTCAAGCCAGTTTACCTGCCGCACACAGGAGGTAGGCATGAGCATAAGAAATTCGGGAAGCTGGAGATCCCCATAGTGGAGAGGCTGGTGAACAGGCTGATGGGTCAGGCCATGAACTCCGGCAGCAGGAAGGATCACGTCAACAGTAAGAATCAGGGGAAGAAGCTGAAGGCCATGAGGACTGTGAAGTATGCATTCGAGATAATAGAATTGAGAACTGGGAAAAATCCTATTCAAGTATTCCTTGATGCTATAGAAAATTCAATAATAAGGGAGGAGGTCACGAGGATAATGTACGGAGGCGTGAGTTACTTCCACGCTGTGGACACATCCCCCAGCAGGATGGTCGATCTAGCGATAAGGCATATAGCACAGGGAGCAGCTATGAAGGCTTTCAGGAGTCCAAGAAGCCTAGCCGAGGCCCTAGCGGAGGAAATAATCGCTGCTGCAGAGTACGATAGGAACAGGAGTTTCGCTATAAGGAGGAAGGAGGAGATAGAGAGGATAGCCCTCAGCAGCAGGTGA